The proteins below come from a single Gimesia alba genomic window:
- a CDS encoding SirB1 family protein, with protein sequence MDISNILQFKQDQEFSKLLHHDNYIDLTKAALELARDNQPDLQFEPVLIWIRSRACELSGRVALANDDRTLVQNFVDCLAKQHGLMGNAACYHQPEGSYLNHVIETKQGLPIALSLIYMAVGKELGIEIHGVAAPIQFLVRYETHAGPLFVDPYAKGAIYNEQECIERLAELGDFPHNQLIRLLKPASHREIIVRMLMNLKRIHEERQDYQSAWNVQRRLFALSPLSNKHKKDLAALSFKTKQLSLAVELLESCLKSCPISEQDDIKLMLQKVHAELAKWN encoded by the coding sequence ATGGACATTTCAAATATTTTACAATTCAAACAGGATCAGGAATTTTCAAAACTCCTGCACCATGATAATTATATCGACCTCACCAAAGCCGCCCTCGAACTGGCCCGCGATAACCAGCCCGACCTGCAATTTGAGCCCGTTCTGATCTGGATTCGATCTCGGGCCTGTGAACTTTCCGGTCGTGTCGCACTGGCCAACGATGATCGAACACTGGTGCAAAATTTCGTAGACTGCCTGGCAAAACAGCACGGACTCATGGGGAACGCTGCCTGCTATCATCAGCCGGAAGGCAGCTACTTAAACCACGTGATTGAAACCAAACAGGGACTGCCGATTGCACTCTCGCTCATTTATATGGCAGTCGGAAAAGAGCTGGGAATTGAGATTCACGGAGTCGCTGCGCCCATCCAATTCCTCGTGCGTTACGAAACACATGCGGGTCCGTTATTTGTTGATCCTTATGCCAAAGGAGCCATCTATAACGAACAGGAGTGTATCGAACGGTTGGCTGAACTGGGAGATTTTCCCCACAACCAGCTCATCAGACTCTTAAAGCCGGCCAGCCATCGGGAAATTATCGTCCGCATGCTGATGAATCTCAAACGCATTCACGAAGAACGCCAGGATTATCAGAGCGCCTGGAATGTACAGCGACGCCTGTTTGCACTCAGCCCGCTGTCGAACAAACACAAAAAAGATCTGGCAGCGCTCAGCTTTAAAACAAAACAACTGAGCCTTGCTGTGGAACTGCTTGAAAGCTGCCTGAAGAGCTGCCCGATTTCCGAACAGGATGATATCAAACTGATGCTGCAAAAAGTTCACGCAGAACTGGCAAAATGGAACTGA
- the tyrS gene encoding tyrosine--tRNA ligase has product MQFLPVEEQLAVIRRGVEKIVPEQELAEKLKWSRESGIPLRVKYGIDPTGIDLHLGHTVPMRKMRQFQELGHQAVIIIGNYTALVGDPSGRDETRARLTAEQVEANAVDYLNQVGKVIDLEQAEVVRNGDWFSKMNFADILELCSKVTVAQLLTRDDFSKRYREEAAIYLHECLYPIMQAWDSVEIKADIELGGTEQLYSFMLARDLQKDQGLKQQVSVMSPILVGTDGVRRMGKSLGNYIGISEAPYEMMKKFMQLSDDSMPMFYELLTDFPLEEVKTILQGHPKEAKVQLAKTIITEYHDAAEAEEAAQRWQREIGSGGMPAEIPVVTLSKSKLNEDGTLPAANLLKEAGLCTSTSEARRSIQQKGAKMGEEKILIDAHDQAIAVESGLLLWVGRKRFCQVELVD; this is encoded by the coding sequence ATGCAATTTTTGCCTGTGGAAGAGCAATTGGCTGTCATCCGTCGTGGTGTTGAGAAGATCGTTCCTGAACAGGAACTGGCGGAAAAATTAAAATGGAGTCGAGAGTCTGGAATCCCTCTGCGGGTGAAATACGGCATTGACCCAACAGGGATTGACCTCCATTTAGGACATACGGTTCCGATGCGGAAGATGCGTCAGTTTCAGGAACTGGGGCATCAGGCAGTGATTATTATCGGAAATTATACGGCACTCGTAGGAGATCCCAGTGGTCGGGATGAAACCCGGGCGCGTCTCACAGCCGAACAGGTGGAAGCGAATGCGGTCGATTATCTCAATCAGGTCGGGAAAGTGATTGATCTGGAGCAGGCCGAAGTCGTCCGGAACGGTGACTGGTTCAGCAAAATGAATTTTGCCGATATTCTGGAACTCTGCAGCAAAGTGACAGTGGCCCAGTTGCTGACGCGCGATGATTTTTCCAAGCGGTATCGTGAAGAAGCAGCCATTTATCTGCACGAATGTTTGTACCCGATTATGCAGGCCTGGGATTCTGTTGAAATTAAAGCAGACATTGAACTGGGGGGCACCGAGCAGCTCTACTCGTTTATGCTGGCCCGCGATTTGCAGAAAGATCAGGGATTGAAGCAGCAGGTGAGTGTGATGTCGCCGATTCTGGTGGGCACCGATGGTGTGCGGCGGATGGGCAAGAGCCTGGGGAATTACATTGGCATCAGCGAAGCGCCGTATGAAATGATGAAAAAGTTCATGCAGCTTTCCGATGATAGTATGCCGATGTTTTATGAACTGTTGACCGACTTTCCTCTTGAAGAAGTGAAGACCATTCTTCAAGGGCACCCCAAAGAAGCCAAGGTGCAACTGGCGAAAACGATTATCACCGAGTACCACGATGCTGCTGAAGCAGAAGAAGCGGCTCAGCGCTGGCAACGGGAGATCGGTTCGGGCGGGATGCCGGCAGAGATCCCCGTGGTCACACTATCCAAGTCAAAGCTGAACGAGGATGGGACCTTACCTGCTGCGAATTTGTTGAAAGAAGCCGGGTTGTGTACATCCACTAGCGAAGCCCGGCGTTCGATTCAACAAAAGGGTGCCAAGATGGGCGAAGAGAAAATACTGATCGATGCCCATGATCAGGCGATCGCGGTAGAGTCGGGGCTGTTGCTCTGGGTGGGCAGGAAACGGTTCTGTCAGGTCGAACTGGTAGATTAA
- a CDS encoding Gfo/Idh/MocA family protein has product MATGFGIVGCGMISNFHAKALEEIRGAKLVACFDRFAGSADKFAEANGCTPYHDLDEMLADPAVDVVSICTPSGAHMDPAVAAAKAGKHVVVEKPLEITLKRCDAIIDACKKNKVQLATIMPSRFGAANQELKKAIEKGRFGKLTLGDTYVKWWRTQEYYDSGGWRGTWQLDGGGAYMNQAIHNVDLLYWFMGEVADVNGMTGTLAHKRIEVEDTGVATIRFKNGALGVIEATTSVYPGLLKKTEISGTEGTVIIEQDDVLHWEFSKENARDKKIRTDLAKKSGNTGGASDPSAISYAGHMEQLKDFIKSIKTGKKPLVDGNDGRKSVEIILAIYQSSWTGKQVSLPLKRDPKIPKTSKKK; this is encoded by the coding sequence ATGGCAACAGGTTTTGGAATTGTCGGCTGTGGCATGATTTCGAATTTTCATGCAAAGGCGCTCGAAGAGATTCGGGGCGCCAAGCTGGTCGCCTGCTTTGATCGATTTGCAGGATCGGCTGATAAATTTGCAGAAGCGAATGGTTGCACGCCCTATCATGATTTAGATGAGATGCTGGCAGACCCCGCTGTGGATGTCGTCAGCATCTGCACTCCCAGTGGAGCACATATGGACCCGGCGGTCGCCGCAGCCAAAGCGGGCAAGCACGTGGTCGTTGAAAAGCCGCTGGAAATAACACTGAAGCGTTGTGATGCGATCATCGACGCCTGCAAGAAAAATAAGGTTCAGCTGGCAACCATCATGCCGTCCCGCTTCGGAGCTGCGAATCAGGAATTGAAAAAAGCGATCGAGAAAGGTCGCTTCGGCAAACTGACACTTGGTGATACCTATGTCAAATGGTGGCGAACACAGGAATATTACGACAGCGGCGGATGGCGTGGTACCTGGCAACTGGATGGGGGTGGTGCGTATATGAATCAGGCGATTCATAATGTCGATCTCTTATACTGGTTCATGGGTGAAGTTGCCGACGTGAACGGGATGACCGGCACACTGGCTCATAAACGCATCGAAGTAGAAGATACGGGCGTTGCGACGATTCGCTTCAAAAATGGGGCGCTCGGCGTGATTGAAGCCACCACCAGCGTCTATCCCGGTCTGCTCAAGAAAACAGAAATCTCCGGTACGGAGGGAACTGTGATTATCGAGCAGGACGATGTTTTGCACTGGGAGTTCTCAAAAGAGAATGCCCGCGACAAGAAAATTCGCACGGATCTGGCGAAAAAGAGCGGCAATACCGGCGGTGCCAGCGATCCCTCAGCAATTTCCTATGCCGGTCATATGGAACAGTTGAAAGACTTTATCAAATCGATCAAAACAGGCAAGAAGCCTTTGGTTGACGGGAATGATGGTCGTAAGAGTGTGGAAATCATTCTGGCGATTTATCAGTCTTCCTGGACTGGAAAACAGGTTTCACTACCCTTGAAGCGAGATCCGAAAATTCCGAAGACTTCAAAGAAAAAGTAA
- a CDS encoding TlpA family protein disulfide reductase produces the protein MRLGFNYFMLVTTLLFSGVVYADDEKKVASSEVKPFLTVQLIDEQGKPVAGAQTGMFSIFKGFNNEHVADWNFGHFELKSDSNGMLQFFDPDKYRGMIYARHAGRRLVAVKRTDLIQDKKSPLVLTMYPECHVTWQIECSQLKSKGKKLGRIQGVSAFENLMCQWCNGPDSTLHFFLPPGAFTIVGHGAHISPVEKSIVIKQGQTEFDAGTVDADAKKWIMLEGKPAPEIVNVVEWKNGPPVKLSELRGKVVILEFWGWWCGPCVYSGIPELFKLQDEFANEDLVIIGIHTPYGEDDEVTSVKAMNEKLTKIQKNVWKGREITFPVALTRLRKLPYSPGGEPVANSKMSVDYGIDGFPSSIVIDRKGNVVGKFNLKEKAGREKLRKLLEAK, from the coding sequence ATGCGACTCGGATTCAACTATTTCATGTTGGTAACCACATTACTTTTTTCAGGCGTCGTATATGCAGACGATGAGAAAAAAGTGGCGAGTTCCGAAGTCAAACCGTTTCTCACGGTGCAACTGATCGACGAACAGGGCAAACCTGTTGCGGGCGCACAGACAGGGATGTTTTCCATTTTTAAAGGCTTTAATAACGAGCATGTCGCCGACTGGAATTTTGGGCATTTCGAGCTTAAATCAGATTCCAATGGAATGCTTCAATTTTTCGATCCAGACAAATATCGTGGTATGATCTATGCGCGCCATGCTGGGCGGAGACTCGTTGCCGTCAAACGCACGGATCTCATTCAGGACAAAAAGTCGCCACTGGTCCTGACGATGTATCCCGAATGTCATGTCACCTGGCAGATCGAATGTAGCCAACTGAAATCGAAAGGGAAAAAGCTCGGTCGGATTCAAGGGGTCAGTGCTTTCGAGAATCTGATGTGTCAATGGTGTAATGGGCCGGATTCGACACTTCATTTCTTCCTGCCGCCAGGAGCGTTTACCATCGTGGGCCACGGGGCGCATATTAGCCCGGTGGAAAAATCAATCGTGATCAAGCAGGGACAAACAGAATTCGATGCAGGAACGGTAGATGCTGATGCTAAAAAGTGGATTATGCTTGAAGGCAAGCCCGCTCCGGAAATAGTCAATGTCGTGGAATGGAAAAATGGCCCGCCTGTCAAGCTGTCGGAGTTACGCGGCAAAGTCGTTATTCTGGAGTTCTGGGGCTGGTGGTGTGGTCCTTGTGTTTACTCCGGGATTCCGGAACTCTTCAAATTACAAGACGAGTTTGCGAATGAAGATCTGGTGATCATCGGCATTCATACACCGTATGGGGAAGATGACGAGGTGACTTCGGTCAAAGCGATGAATGAGAAACTGACCAAGATTCAAAAGAATGTCTGGAAGGGGAGAGAAATTACGTTTCCGGTGGCCCTGACACGACTGCGAAAATTGCCTTACTCGCCCGGCGGAGAACCGGTTGCCAATTCGAAAATGAGCGTCGACTACGGCATTGACGGCTTTCCGAGTTCCATTGTGATCGATCGAAAGGGCAATGTTGTGGGTAAATTCAACCTGAAGGAAAAAGCAGGCCGCGAGAAACTGAGAAAGTTGCTGGAAGCAAAATAA
- a CDS encoding CPBP family intramembrane glutamic endopeptidase: MYDSDDEEEIENTTAQEQQFFILGGSLFSIAFIVIAFGVGWVLGVSPLQNLNWSWPDLGIGVAAAMPMFLFFLFAVRTRIPAFQKIKQFLLDELGPRIEHGSILELFILCIFIGLGEEMLFRGVLQSWATQYGVVFAIVFTSMLFGIVHSITRLYVIVATLMGVYLSLLLVFFSPQNLLIPITTHTIYDFLCFITIMRLYRQQVIAAHPEV; encoded by the coding sequence ATGTATGATTCGGACGATGAAGAAGAAATTGAAAACACCACTGCGCAAGAACAACAATTCTTCATCCTGGGCGGTTCCCTGTTTTCGATTGCCTTTATCGTCATTGCCTTTGGCGTCGGCTGGGTCCTGGGAGTCAGTCCGCTACAAAATCTGAACTGGAGCTGGCCCGATCTCGGCATCGGAGTCGCTGCAGCGATGCCCATGTTCCTGTTTTTTCTGTTTGCCGTCCGCACGCGCATTCCAGCATTTCAAAAGATCAAACAGTTCCTGCTGGATGAGCTCGGCCCGCGAATTGAACATGGCTCGATTCTGGAACTGTTCATTCTCTGCATTTTTATCGGCCTGGGAGAAGAGATGCTGTTTCGGGGTGTTCTACAGTCATGGGCAACTCAATACGGCGTCGTTTTTGCCATCGTCTTCACAAGCATGCTATTTGGAATTGTCCACTCCATCACCCGTCTGTACGTGATCGTCGCCACGCTGATGGGCGTTTACCTGAGCCTGCTGCTCGTCTTTTTCTCACCCCAGAATCTGCTGATCCCGATCACCACGCACACCATCTACGACTTCCTCTGCTTTATCACCATCATGCGCCTGTACCGTCAGCAGGTGATCGCCGCGCATCCTGAAGTTTAG
- a CDS encoding rod shape-determining protein: MLHRLRQWLCPDLAIDLGTANTIVAIQGEGIALDEPSVVALHKGSRKILGKGTAVGKLAKQMLGRTPDSIIAVRPLKEGVITDFELCESMLRYFIHKARHHSRGLRPRVVIAVPGSITPVEKRAVFNSAERAGAGRVYLIEESKAAGIGAGLPISEPMASMVCDIGGGTSEVAIMSLGDTVVSNSVRIGGDKCDEAIVEYMKQHFSLRMGVQTAEELKLELGSAYPLEQELTGEVKGLDIISSIPRKAIVTSEELRDALHGPLEAILNCCKQTIEQCKPELVADLADNGMVLTGGGALLRGLDYYMTEQLGIPVRVDEDPLRTVARGTAICLEHLSQWRHAFDNGEGDF; encoded by the coding sequence ATGCTGCACCGTTTACGTCAATGGCTCTGTCCTGACTTGGCGATCGATCTGGGAACGGCGAATACCATCGTCGCGATCCAGGGCGAGGGGATTGCGCTGGATGAACCCTCGGTGGTGGCCCTGCATAAGGGTAGCCGCAAGATTCTGGGAAAAGGAACCGCAGTCGGCAAACTGGCTAAGCAGATGCTGGGCCGCACGCCCGACAGCATCATCGCTGTCCGTCCTCTGAAAGAGGGTGTGATCACCGACTTTGAACTCTGCGAGTCGATGCTGCGTTATTTTATTCACAAAGCCCGCCATCATTCTCGCGGGCTGAGACCACGGGTCGTGATTGCCGTGCCGGGCAGTATTACGCCGGTTGAAAAACGGGCTGTGTTCAATAGTGCGGAACGCGCCGGTGCGGGCCGTGTGTACCTGATTGAAGAGTCGAAGGCGGCGGGGATTGGCGCCGGTTTACCGATTTCCGAACCGATGGCAAGTATGGTCTGCGACATTGGTGGCGGGACCAGTGAAGTCGCCATCATGAGTCTGGGCGATACCGTTGTCAGCAATTCGGTTCGGATTGGCGGCGATAAATGCGATGAAGCCATTGTGGAATATATGAAACAGCATTTCTCATTGCGGATGGGCGTGCAGACGGCAGAAGAACTCAAACTGGAACTGGGGAGTGCGTATCCGCTGGAACAGGAATTGACGGGCGAAGTCAAAGGCTTGGATATCATCAGCAGTATTCCCCGGAAAGCCATCGTGACCAGCGAAGAACTTCGCGATGCGTTGCATGGACCTTTGGAAGCGATCTTGAATTGCTGTAAGCAGACCATCGAACAATGTAAGCCGGAACTGGTGGCAGATCTGGCGGATAACGGAATGGTGCTCACGGGCGGCGGTGCTTTGCTGCGGGGGCTTGATTATTACATGACCGAGCAATTGGGAATTCCAGTGCGTGTGGATGAAGATCCGCTGCGGACTGTGGCGCGGGGAACTGCGATTTGCCTGGAACACTTGAGTCAATGGCGACACGCTTTCGACAATGGTGAAGGCGATTTTTAA
- the mreC gene encoding rod shape-determining protein MreC, giving the protein MRSSEIKLVLLAMLTGIGLYAVPSAYSSRVYSLVRDAAKPGLVLVQQIKDWELPATKVTEDTSLAQQLESKLSKAEQENRRLELQTLQLSEELQQLKQTGAPDYQTQVSERLLVPDLISAHILGESSIALLREGQLLNQGQAQGVHESSFVLQSDLPLIDQGAEQGVKAGYSLYAGKAVIGKISEVGRWTSSLIPITSVKYRGSARIARKTDQGLQWGTDGILVGLGEGRCQLMQIPPTESIQVGQEVYTGEVDRELPLNMQSTLGQPMYYGRVIEAELPRGAPYWKIIVEPAVTLSDVKQVSVLRQIINPRRMLTN; this is encoded by the coding sequence ATGCGCTCATCGGAGATCAAGCTGGTATTACTAGCGATGCTGACCGGTATCGGCCTGTATGCGGTGCCGTCTGCCTATTCGAGCCGCGTCTACAGTCTGGTACGTGATGCTGCGAAACCGGGGCTGGTACTGGTTCAGCAGATCAAAGACTGGGAGTTACCGGCCACCAAAGTAACAGAGGACACGTCGCTCGCTCAACAACTCGAATCGAAATTGTCGAAAGCAGAGCAGGAAAATCGGCGGCTTGAGTTACAGACTCTGCAGTTATCCGAAGAACTGCAGCAGCTGAAGCAAACGGGGGCTCCCGACTACCAGACACAGGTGAGCGAACGTCTGCTGGTGCCGGATTTGATCTCTGCTCATATTTTGGGTGAGTCATCAATTGCCCTGTTAAGAGAAGGGCAACTACTGAATCAGGGGCAGGCGCAGGGAGTGCATGAATCTTCGTTCGTGCTGCAGTCCGATTTGCCGTTGATTGATCAGGGCGCCGAACAAGGAGTGAAAGCCGGCTATTCACTATATGCCGGGAAGGCGGTGATTGGAAAAATCAGCGAAGTCGGACGCTGGACGAGCAGTCTGATACCGATCACGTCGGTGAAGTATCGCGGATCGGCGCGGATTGCCCGCAAGACGGACCAGGGATTGCAATGGGGCACCGATGGAATTCTGGTGGGACTGGGGGAAGGAAGATGCCAGTTAATGCAGATTCCACCGACCGAATCGATTCAGGTGGGACAGGAAGTGTATACGGGCGAAGTCGATCGGGAACTGCCGCTGAATATGCAATCGACTTTGGGGCAACCGATGTATTACGGTCGCGTGATCGAAGCCGAACTTCCCCGAGGCGCTCCTTACTGGAAAATCATTGTTGAGCCGGCGGTCACACTTTCGGATGTCAAACAGGTGAGTGTACTCCGGCAGATTATCAATCCGCGGCGGATGCTGACGAACTGA
- a CDS encoding penicillin-binding transpeptidase domain-containing protein yields the protein MRNRPGNDHLSSENDARGQSFQVDRLPGVRVFLLGLILIAPLLAVSGRLLFIQMMNAEHFYSQFGRTTESFETIPSRDGRIVSLDGRVLAMDVERFDLQAHYRWLEEPPNKRWLKQQALMLLEPVDRRKQDQVEAAKEQVLARRQQLWDELALVMHSTSDELAESRQQIQQRVETIIESVNQRALSKQTASQSVSTSREPETVDAQDHLTEFWNLLKETLTRPPRRPQRDRIVVREELDYHTITSGIPREIALAISAHPERFPGINIQIATLREYPQKTIAPHEIGIRHRIDEKMLAARKQRFPEGDPLDYREGDRIGKMGVERTYDRYLRGLRGLKRVVKNRQGEIIRTEVIREPKSGDDVVLTLNTQIQGQTQKLLDQTLSDLQQPADENTETALDVSSGGCVVVLDVRTGAIVATASAPRYDLNLLLSPSPEEWQAVLNDPKRPLFPRATQMMLPPGSTFKTLTSIALLESGKIDPDESYACRGYLDRPDRHRDYIYRHYGVGHNDINLTQALCQSCNVYFFQAARTMGPEMICHWASQLGFGKPTGIDIPGERGGHLPDPSTKKKKGSAPWYPGDTLGIAIGQSRLTVTPLQIARLMAVVANDGELIVPHLGHSIVPSAESSTTTRQMISHPRRYVSGIHPGTLERVREGLINVVAHPRGTGYKTVRMKEITIAGKTGTAETGGGKNDHAWFAGFVPAERPKYAFAVVIEHGGSGSRVAGPVAQKLVQLMLDAGLLTPTAGKLQAN from the coding sequence ATGCGAAATCGGCCCGGCAATGATCATCTGAGTTCAGAAAACGATGCGAGAGGGCAGTCGTTTCAGGTGGATCGTCTGCCCGGCGTGCGGGTCTTTCTGCTGGGATTAATCCTGATTGCGCCGTTGTTGGCGGTGAGTGGGCGTCTGCTGTTTATCCAGATGATGAATGCAGAGCATTTTTATTCTCAGTTTGGTCGGACGACCGAATCGTTTGAAACGATTCCCAGTCGCGACGGGCGGATCGTGTCCCTTGATGGCCGCGTGTTGGCGATGGATGTCGAACGCTTCGATCTGCAGGCGCATTATCGCTGGCTCGAGGAACCGCCGAACAAACGCTGGCTAAAACAGCAGGCTTTGATGCTTCTGGAACCGGTTGATCGTCGCAAACAAGATCAGGTCGAAGCCGCCAAAGAACAGGTGTTAGCACGCCGTCAGCAATTGTGGGATGAGTTAGCACTGGTGATGCATTCGACCTCGGATGAGTTAGCAGAGTCTCGCCAGCAGATTCAACAACGGGTGGAAACGATCATTGAAAGTGTAAATCAGCGTGCGTTGAGCAAACAGACGGCATCGCAATCTGTGAGCACGTCTAGGGAACCTGAAACGGTCGATGCACAAGATCATCTGACAGAGTTCTGGAACCTTTTGAAAGAGACACTGACGCGGCCTCCTCGTCGTCCGCAACGCGACCGGATTGTGGTGCGCGAGGAACTTGATTATCACACGATTACATCAGGCATCCCACGCGAAATTGCGTTGGCCATTTCGGCACATCCGGAGCGGTTCCCGGGAATTAATATTCAAATTGCGACGTTACGTGAGTATCCGCAGAAGACGATCGCGCCGCATGAAATCGGCATTCGTCATCGCATTGATGAAAAGATGCTGGCTGCTCGTAAGCAACGGTTCCCGGAAGGAGATCCGCTCGATTACCGGGAGGGAGATCGGATCGGGAAGATGGGAGTCGAGCGAACATACGACCGTTATTTGCGTGGGCTGCGTGGGTTGAAGCGGGTGGTCAAAAACCGGCAGGGAGAGATTATTCGCACCGAGGTGATTCGTGAACCCAAGTCGGGCGATGATGTTGTACTGACTTTGAATACCCAGATTCAGGGGCAGACTCAAAAGTTGCTGGATCAGACTTTATCCGATTTACAACAGCCTGCGGATGAGAATACGGAGACTGCGCTCGATGTTTCCTCGGGCGGTTGTGTGGTGGTATTGGATGTGCGAACCGGTGCGATTGTTGCGACCGCGTCTGCGCCGCGCTACGATTTGAACTTGTTATTGAGTCCCTCGCCTGAAGAGTGGCAGGCTGTGCTGAATGATCCCAAACGTCCCTTGTTTCCGCGGGCGACACAGATGATGCTGCCTCCCGGGTCGACGTTTAAAACACTAACTTCAATCGCGCTACTGGAAAGCGGCAAAATTGATCCGGATGAATCTTATGCCTGTCGCGGTTATCTGGATCGACCTGATCGGCACCGCGATTATATTTATCGCCATTATGGTGTCGGGCATAATGATATCAATCTGACGCAGGCGTTATGTCAGTCCTGCAATGTGTATTTCTTTCAGGCCGCCCGCACAATGGGACCGGAAATGATTTGCCATTGGGCCAGTCAACTGGGCTTTGGCAAACCGACGGGCATCGACATTCCCGGCGAACGAGGCGGGCACCTGCCTGATCCTTCCACAAAAAAGAAAAAAGGAAGCGCTCCCTGGTATCCCGGCGATACATTGGGGATCGCCATCGGTCAGTCGCGTTTGACGGTGACTCCGTTACAGATCGCCCGCTTGATGGCGGTGGTCGCCAATGACGGAGAACTGATTGTGCCACATCTGGGGCACAGTATCGTGCCTTCCGCAGAATCCTCTACGACCACGCGACAGATGATTTCACATCCTCGTCGTTATGTGAGTGGCATTCATCCTGGCACACTGGAGCGGGTCCGCGAGGGGTTGATCAATGTGGTCGCCCACCCTCGGGGAACGGGTTATAAAACGGTGCGGATGAAAGAAATTACCATTGCCGGTAAGACGGGAACGGCGGAGACCGGTGGCGGGAAAAATGACCACGCCTGGTTTGCGGGTTTTGTACCTGCAGAGCGACCAAAGTATGCCTTTGCAGTTGTGATTGAACATGGCGGCTCGGGTAGCCGCGTAGCGGGGCCAGTGGCGCAAAAGCTGGTTCAGTTAATGCTGGATGCCGGCTTGCTGACTCCCACAGCCGGCAAACTGCAGGCAAACTGA